A genomic region of Saccopteryx bilineata isolate mSacBil1 chromosome 1, mSacBil1_pri_phased_curated, whole genome shotgun sequence contains the following coding sequences:
- the THRSP gene encoding thyroid hormone-inducible hepatic protein, whose protein sequence is MQVLAKRYPRNCLLAAMDRYSAVVHNMEQEVLLPSLLRDVQLSEHGHQAQAGAPDLYNYFTMLKAICVDVDHGLLPREEWQVKMAGAKANKAENEAAETEEGEEEVLGQLNLEAQFHLHLSGLHHILTHLTLKAEEVTRIYKEITGHVGLRLKEDPFM, encoded by the exons ATGCAGGTGCTAGCCAAGCGCTACCCCAGGAACTGCCTGCTGGCCGCCATGGACAGGTACTCCGCCGTGGTGCACAACATGGAGCAGGAGGTGCTGCTCCCCAGCCTGCTGCGGGACGTGCAACTGAGTGAGCATGGGCACCAGGCCCAGGCTGGAGCTCCCGATCTCTACAACTACTTCACCATGCTCAAGGCCATCTGTGTGGATGTGGACCACGGGCTGCTGCCCCGGGAGGAGTGGCAGGTCAAGATGGCAGGTGCTAAAGCTAATAAGGCTGAGAATGAAGCTGCAGAAactgaagagggagaggaagaggtctTGGGGCAGCTGAACCTAGAAGCCCAGTTCCATCTGCACTTGTCCGGCCTTCATCACATCCTCACCCACCTCACCTTGAAAGCCGAGGAGGTGACACGGATATACAAGGAGATAACGGGACATGTAGGCCTCAGACTCAAGGAAG ATCCCTTTATGTGA